Proteins encoded within one genomic window of uncultured Draconibacterium sp.:
- a CDS encoding FAD-binding oxidoreductase has product MKKHKVTQVRHLTDSTFVIRFERNGMEFQTGQFVLLGTKGAVDRREYSIYSGENDGYLEVLVREVDGGKVSSILKKLKAGDLVDVDGPFGFFKFDPNSFQVQQFLFIATGTGISPFHGFVKTHPQLNYKMVHGVRKAEEAYDHSDFNEERVTLCASGEKGGDFHGRVTEFLKTETIDENTNCFLCGNSEMIYEVFDILSEKGIPTSNIYTEVYF; this is encoded by the coding sequence TTGAAGAAGCATAAAGTAACACAGGTCAGGCATTTAACCGATTCAACATTTGTAATTCGGTTCGAGCGAAATGGTATGGAGTTCCAAACCGGGCAGTTTGTTCTGCTTGGAACAAAAGGAGCAGTTGATCGGCGCGAATATTCCATTTACAGTGGAGAGAACGACGGTTACCTTGAAGTTTTGGTACGTGAAGTGGATGGCGGGAAAGTATCATCGATATTGAAAAAGCTGAAAGCAGGTGATTTAGTTGATGTGGACGGTCCGTTTGGATTTTTTAAGTTCGATCCGAACAGTTTTCAGGTGCAGCAATTTTTATTCATAGCAACCGGAACAGGAATCAGCCCCTTTCATGGTTTTGTAAAAACGCATCCGCAGCTGAATTACAAGATGGTACACGGTGTGCGCAAAGCAGAAGAAGCATACGATCATAGCGATTTTAATGAAGAAAGGGTAACTTTGTGCGCTTCAGGTGAAAAAGGAGGCGACTTCCACGGAAGGGTAACCGAATTTTTAAAGACCGAAACAATAGATGAGAATACAAACTGTTTTCTTTGTGGAAACAGCGAAATGATATATGAAGTGTTCGATATTTTGTCGGAAAAAGGAATCCCGACATCGAACATTTATACCGAGGTATACTTTTAA
- a CDS encoding ThuA domain-containing protein, which yields MKKTLFLVVFSLFVSVVLAQPIKVMLVTGGHSYDTLQFFQLFDRMPEIEYEHFAQPDANKAIANRVADDFDVLVFYDMWNTITREQKAAYIRLTKQGKPFLFLHHALASYQNWPKFEEIIGGRYVQENKKIPEDEWSEYDHDVWVYCSIENYTPVTAGFRELRFFDEVYDNIRISDNVKPLLRTRHPKSADYVAWENRFNASTIVYIQTGHDKRTYETEDYRKLLFQAIQYLNTL from the coding sequence ATGAAAAAAACTTTATTTCTAGTTGTTTTCAGCTTATTTGTAAGTGTTGTTTTAGCACAACCAATAAAAGTAATGTTGGTAACCGGTGGACATAGTTACGATACACTCCAGTTTTTTCAACTGTTTGATCGCATGCCGGAAATAGAGTATGAACATTTTGCACAACCTGATGCCAACAAAGCAATTGCAAATAGAGTTGCAGACGATTTTGATGTGCTTGTTTTTTACGATATGTGGAATACAATAACTCGTGAGCAAAAGGCGGCTTATATCCGCCTGACCAAACAGGGTAAACCATTTTTGTTTTTGCATCATGCACTTGCTTCGTATCAAAACTGGCCTAAGTTCGAGGAAATTATAGGAGGTCGTTATGTACAGGAAAACAAAAAAATTCCCGAAGATGAGTGGTCGGAATACGATCATGATGTGTGGGTATATTGCTCGATTGAAAACTATACGCCTGTCACCGCCGGATTTAGGGAGCTGCGTTTTTTCGACGAGGTGTATGATAATATCCGAATCTCCGATAATGTGAAACCATTACTGCGAACCCGGCATCCGAAAAGTGCTGATTACGTGGCGTGGGAGAATCGATTCAACGCTTCAACAATTGTATATATTCAAACGGGCCACGATAAACGTACGTACGAAACCGAAGATTACCGGAAGCTTTTATTTCAGGCCATTCAGTACCTCAATACCTTATAA
- a CDS encoding prolyl oligopeptidase family serine peptidase — translation MNKKLFLFYFSLVAVSFVSCDKMNDVEPIPIENKYLIEAKHITSYDQNNISGLLLLASLAYPELSDELDQVTPFINNGVDVYKITYKTIFDDHPVVASGIVALPDTDGEYPVLSYQNGTNTENSNAPSVDSDNELFRILKMMGSTGFIISLPDYLGFGESDDMFHPYLHRESTVQTVTDMLEAVREFIDNKDGISLNNDLYLTGYSQGGWATMQVQQAIEADAGFAYNLKASACSAGPYNLVTLNEYVVGLEDYLQPYFLAYIFNSYLKLGLTTPINTVFQEPYAGKIPTMFDGQTSGADLNAELTTTISDLFTPKYLAGWNTEAGYLPVLDMLDDNSVPAFLPTVPTTLFYGTADTYVPPIVSEEKYDEFIAAGASTNLVQKVPLEGLDHSGGILPAGVASILWFLEMENAEM, via the coding sequence ATGAACAAAAAATTATTTCTATTTTATTTTTCACTTGTCGCCGTTTCTTTTGTGTCGTGCGACAAAATGAACGACGTTGAACCTATTCCCATTGAGAACAAATACCTAATTGAAGCAAAACACATTACAAGTTACGATCAAAATAATATATCGGGATTACTGCTTTTAGCATCGCTCGCCTATCCGGAGCTTTCTGATGAGTTAGACCAGGTCACTCCGTTTATCAATAATGGAGTTGATGTATATAAAATCACTTACAAAACTATTTTTGACGACCACCCGGTGGTTGCGTCAGGTATAGTTGCCCTCCCCGATACAGATGGCGAGTATCCGGTTTTAAGCTACCAGAATGGTACCAACACGGAAAACAGTAATGCGCCCAGCGTTGATTCAGATAACGAATTATTCCGCATATTGAAAATGATGGGATCGACCGGTTTTATTATTTCGTTGCCTGATTACCTCGGTTTTGGCGAATCTGACGATATGTTTCACCCGTACCTGCATCGCGAGTCGACTGTACAAACCGTTACTGATATGCTGGAGGCAGTACGCGAATTTATCGACAATAAAGATGGCATTTCGCTAAACAACGACCTCTACCTGACCGGCTACTCACAAGGAGGATGGGCTACTATGCAGGTTCAACAAGCTATTGAAGCCGATGCCGGTTTTGCCTACAATTTAAAAGCAAGTGCCTGCAGTGCAGGGCCATACAACCTGGTAACACTTAACGAATATGTTGTTGGTTTGGAAGACTACCTGCAACCCTATTTTCTGGCTTATATTTTTAACAGCTACCTGAAACTGGGACTAACAACACCTATAAATACAGTATTTCAGGAACCGTATGCCGGTAAAATTCCTACGATGTTTGACGGGCAGACTTCAGGAGCAGATTTAAACGCTGAGTTAACGACCACCATTTCCGACTTATTTACACCTAAATACCTTGCCGGATGGAATACAGAAGCAGGTTATCTGCCGGTTCTTGACATGCTGGACGATAACAGTGTTCCGGCTTTTCTTCCTACCGTGCCAACTACACTATTTTATGGAACAGCCGACACTTATGTGCCGCCAATTGTGAGTGAAGAAAAGTATGATGAATTTATAGCCGCCGGTGCATCCACAAATTTGGTTCAGAAAGTTCCACTTGAAGGACTTGACCACTCCGGAGGAATTCTTCCTGCAGGAGTGGCATCGATACTTTGGTTTCTGGAAATGGAAAATGCAGAGATGTAG
- the miaB gene encoding tRNA (N6-isopentenyl adenosine(37)-C2)-methylthiotransferase MiaB, with protein MKYHVVTLGCQMNMSDSERVISVLDKAGYEWTDNEEEAGVIGILACSVRQKAIDKVYSRIHKWNKWKNNKNLVTFISGCILPDDHEKFLKLFDITFQMKDLPELPKMISSYGITTPIHLNVGIDPHNENIEDFWNVQPHYQSNFEAFIPIQNGCDKFCTYCAVPYTRGREVSRPSKDIIAEVALLVAQGYKSITLLGQNVNSYGLDKKGEELTFSQLLREIGELGKRVNKEFWLYFTSPHPRDMTDEVIEVIAEYPVLGKQIHLPMQSGDDKVLMRMNRKHNMEKYRHIVETIRRIIPQATLFTDVIVGFTGETDEQFENTRKAFDEFKFNMSYTAIYSPRPGATSHRWVDDVPLDEKKRRLHQLTEDLRKHNLPYNQSLIGQTVRVLVRGEDRKEGFLTSYTEGKLTIRFACADKSMIGQFADIKITSASDFSLEGELVEVAASC; from the coding sequence ATGAAATATCACGTAGTAACCTTAGGGTGTCAGATGAATATGTCGGATAGCGAGCGGGTGATATCGGTGCTAGACAAAGCCGGATACGAGTGGACCGACAACGAGGAGGAGGCAGGAGTGATTGGTATTTTGGCGTGTTCGGTACGTCAGAAAGCCATCGATAAAGTGTATTCACGTATCCACAAGTGGAATAAGTGGAAGAACAACAAAAATCTGGTTACTTTTATTTCGGGATGTATTTTGCCCGACGACCATGAGAAGTTCCTGAAGCTTTTTGATATTACTTTCCAGATGAAAGACTTGCCGGAGCTGCCCAAAATGATCAGTAGTTACGGTATTACAACACCAATACACCTGAATGTTGGGATCGATCCACATAACGAGAATATCGAGGATTTCTGGAACGTTCAACCACATTATCAGTCGAATTTCGAGGCATTTATTCCAATCCAGAACGGTTGTGATAAATTCTGTACGTACTGTGCTGTGCCTTATACACGAGGTCGCGAAGTTTCGCGCCCATCAAAAGATATTATTGCCGAAGTGGCGTTGTTGGTAGCGCAAGGTTATAAATCGATTACCCTGCTAGGGCAGAACGTAAATTCGTACGGACTCGATAAAAAAGGAGAGGAATTAACTTTTTCGCAACTTTTACGTGAGATTGGTGAATTAGGAAAACGCGTGAATAAGGAATTCTGGTTATACTTTACTTCGCCGCACCCGCGCGATATGACCGATGAAGTTATTGAGGTGATTGCCGAATACCCCGTTTTGGGAAAACAGATTCACCTGCCTATGCAAAGTGGCGATGATAAGGTGTTGATGCGTATGAACCGCAAACACAACATGGAAAAATACCGTCATATTGTGGAGACTATCCGCAGGATTATTCCGCAGGCAACTTTATTTACCGATGTGATCGTTGGATTCACTGGCGAAACCGACGAGCAGTTTGAAAATACGCGCAAAGCTTTCGATGAGTTTAAATTCAATATGTCGTACACAGCAATTTATTCTCCTCGTCCGGGAGCAACCAGTCACCGTTGGGTGGATGATGTGCCGCTGGATGAGAAAAAACGACGTTTGCATCAACTTACTGAGGATTTGAGAAAACACAATCTACCATATAACCAAAGCTTAATTGGGCAAACAGTTCGTGTGCTGGTGCGCGGAGAAGACCGCAAAGAAGGTTTCCTGACATCGTATACCGAAGGAAAATTAACAATTCGTTTTGCCTGTGCCGATAAATCGATGATTGGGCAGTTTGCTGATATTAAGATTACTTCGGCATCCGATTTTTCGTTGGAAGGAGAATTGGTTGAGGTAGCGGCTAGTTGCTAG
- the bglX gene encoding beta-glucosidase BglX produces the protein MQKLIISLLLMSVIAVACQQSDPVKTSKKDSAIDAKVEALIAKMTLIEKIGQLNQYSSRWELTGPAPEGVDSMSLYNMVKEGKVGSMLNVTGANATRKIQSWAVDSSRLGIPLILAYDVIHGYETMFPIPLAEAASWEPELAKKSSRVAAIEASAVGLHWTFAPMVDIARDARWGRFMEGSGEDPYLGAKMAYARVKGFQGDDLSDETTIAACAKHFAAYGFIESGRDYNVVQIGDPTLHNIVFPPFKACVDAGVATFMNAFNTINETPATANSYLQRDILKGEWGFEGFVVSDWNSIGEMLPHGIAADKKEAAYKAITAGSDMDMEGNAYINNLEALVNEGKVDEGLIDDAVRRILTIKFKLGLFDDPYKYCNPEREKTELRSDEHLAAAKEAAKRSIVLLKNENDLLPLKKDGLKIAVIGELAESKDVPLGSWRAKAITNSAVSLLEGMKNVTGNSSIRFAQGPAYTEGLRSFTTELKINTTDRSGMSAARSLASRSDVVVIALGEDCWQSGEGRSQTDISMKGFQQELLEEVYKVNKKVVVVLMNGRPIEINWMAENVPAIVECWHLGSEAGNGIAEVLFGDYNPAGKLPVSFPRAVGQQPLYYNHFNTGRPTNGEGNVFWSHYTDESKEPLFPFGYGLSYTTFSYSDLKLSTNELTEGGKIVVEATVTNTGDVAGEEIVQLYIRDLVGSISRPVKELKGFEKIKLEPKESKVVSFEITTKDIEFYGASKEWKAEPGDFNLWIGPNSAEGMAASFSLK, from the coding sequence ATGCAAAAACTAATTATTTCACTACTTCTAATGAGTGTAATTGCAGTGGCTTGCCAACAGAGCGACCCTGTTAAAACTTCTAAAAAGGACTCAGCCATCGACGCAAAAGTTGAGGCTTTAATAGCGAAAATGACGCTGATTGAAAAGATTGGTCAGCTAAACCAATATTCTTCTCGTTGGGAATTGACAGGGCCGGCGCCTGAAGGTGTTGATTCGATGTCTCTGTATAACATGGTAAAAGAAGGTAAAGTTGGATCAATGTTAAATGTTACCGGTGCAAACGCTACCCGTAAAATTCAATCCTGGGCGGTTGACAGCAGCCGTTTGGGAATTCCGCTTATTTTGGCTTACGATGTGATTCATGGCTACGAAACCATGTTTCCGATACCGTTGGCCGAAGCTGCCAGCTGGGAACCAGAATTGGCAAAAAAATCGTCGCGGGTTGCTGCAATTGAAGCTTCTGCAGTTGGTTTACACTGGACATTTGCCCCTATGGTTGACATTGCCCGCGATGCCCGTTGGGGACGTTTTATGGAAGGATCAGGTGAAGATCCGTACCTTGGCGCAAAAATGGCTTATGCCCGTGTTAAAGGTTTTCAGGGCGACGACCTGTCGGATGAAACAACCATTGCAGCGTGTGCCAAACACTTTGCAGCCTATGGTTTTATCGAGTCGGGCCGCGATTATAATGTGGTACAAATTGGTGATCCAACCTTGCACAATATTGTTTTTCCGCCGTTTAAAGCTTGTGTTGATGCAGGCGTAGCAACTTTTATGAACGCGTTCAACACCATAAACGAAACACCGGCAACAGCCAACTCTTATCTTCAGCGCGATATTTTGAAAGGCGAGTGGGGATTTGAAGGTTTTGTGGTTTCTGACTGGAACTCGATTGGAGAAATGTTGCCACACGGGATTGCTGCCGACAAAAAAGAAGCTGCTTATAAAGCGATTACTGCCGGTTCGGATATGGACATGGAAGGTAACGCTTACATAAATAACCTGGAGGCCTTGGTAAACGAAGGTAAAGTTGATGAAGGTTTGATTGACGATGCGGTGCGCCGTATTTTAACCATTAAATTCAAACTGGGATTATTCGATGATCCTTACAAATATTGTAATCCTGAGCGTGAAAAAACAGAATTGCGTAGCGACGAGCACCTTGCAGCCGCCAAAGAAGCCGCAAAAAGAAGTATTGTACTGCTGAAAAACGAGAACGATCTTTTGCCGCTGAAAAAGGACGGATTAAAAATTGCTGTTATTGGCGAATTAGCTGAGAGCAAAGATGTGCCATTGGGTAGTTGGAGAGCCAAAGCGATTACCAATTCTGCTGTATCGTTGTTGGAGGGAATGAAAAACGTAACCGGAAATTCAAGCATTCGTTTCGCCCAGGGACCGGCTTACACTGAAGGTTTGCGCTCGTTTACCACCGAATTAAAAATTAACACCACTGACCGCAGTGGAATGTCGGCAGCCCGTTCTTTGGCATCAAGATCCGATGTTGTAGTTATTGCTTTAGGCGAAGATTGCTGGCAGTCGGGCGAAGGTCGCAGCCAAACCGATATTTCGATGAAAGGTTTTCAGCAGGAGTTGCTGGAAGAGGTGTATAAAGTAAATAAAAAAGTTGTTGTGGTACTGATGAACGGACGCCCCATCGAGATCAACTGGATGGCAGAGAATGTTCCTGCAATTGTGGAATGCTGGCACCTGGGATCGGAAGCCGGAAACGGAATTGCCGAAGTATTATTTGGCGATTACAATCCTGCCGGGAAACTACCAGTGTCGTTTCCAAGAGCAGTGGGACAGCAACCATTGTATTACAACCATTTTAATACCGGTCGTCCTACAAATGGCGAGGGAAATGTATTCTGGTCGCACTACACCGACGAGAGTAAAGAGCCACTTTTCCCATTTGGTTATGGTTTAAGTTACACTACGTTTAGTTATTCCGATCTAAAACTGTCGACTAATGAATTAACAGAAGGCGGAAAGATTGTAGTTGAGGCCACAGTAACCAATACCGGAGATGTAGCCGGAGAAGAGATCGTTCAATTGTATATTCGCGACCTGGTTGGAAGTATTTCGCGCCCGGTGAAAGAACTGAAAGGTTTTGAGAAAATAAAGTTGGAGCCAAAAGAGTCGAAAGTAGTATCGTTTGAGATCACTACAAAAGATATTGAGTTTTACGGAGCCTCGAAAGAGTGGAAAGCCGAACCCGGTGATTTTAATTTGTGGATTGGACCAAACTCGGCGGAAGGAATGGCCGCTTCGTTCTCTCTGAAATAG